From Salvelinus namaycush isolate Seneca chromosome 24, SaNama_1.0, whole genome shotgun sequence, one genomic window encodes:
- the LOC120019119 gene encoding osteopetrosis-associated transmembrane protein 1-like isoform X4, with the protein MFIVQVGALLIALIYYANAQTSVVAVNTTIPGSELSASGLRQLAAAVVPQSPVFHPSLRSQFSLNLLSAFPEDLEVSDYCVALLAIFGQRYSTYVNCLVSAARPVKVCQNCYGTYGNLMEIYKNISDQMGPGNVSCRDSLLRSDRLMLVFLLYSNMEDIWTASECNRCVSLRDHSLTNDTLYFMETLNQSLSCFEKYQKGNHSELCTECKATYRGLNELYSRMEKNHTLCIDIEDSMNMTRILWSKDFNCSFPRAETVPVIAVSSFMLFLPIIFYLSSFLHSEQKKRKLIHPKRAKSNPSFINIQDKFS; encoded by the exons ATGTTTATTGTTCAGGTGGGTGCGTTATTGATAGCGTTGATATATTACGCCAATGCTCAAACGTCTGTTGTCGCTGTAAACACCACCATCCCGGGTTCAGAGCTGAGCGCAAGCGGCTTGAGGCAACTCGCCGCGGCAGTGGTGCCTCAGTCGCCCGTGTTTCACCCCAGTCTCCGTTCACAGTTCTCTCTCAACCTGTTGTCGGCGTTTCCAGAAGATCTGGAGGTCAGCGATTACTGCGTCGCGCTGCTGGCTATCTTTGGGCAGCGATATTCAACGTATGTGAATTGTTTGGTGTCCGCCGCGCGCCCTGTCAAAGTGTGCCAAAACTGTTATGGCACCTACGGCAACCTTATGGAAATCTACAAAAACATATCAGACCAG ATGGGCCCGGGGAATGTGAGCTGCAGAGACAGCCTACTGCGTTCTGATAGGCTGATGTTGGTGTTCCTGCTCTACAGTAACATGGAGGACATCTGGACCGCTTCAGAATGTAACC GTTGTGTAAGCCTGAGAGACCACAGCCTGACCAATGACACCCTTTACTTCATGGAAACTCTGAACCAGTCCCTCAGCTGCTTCGAGAAGTACCAGAAG GGTAACCACTCAGAGCTTTGTACGGAATGTAAGGCCACATACAGAGGACTGAATGAGCTGTACAGCCGCATGGAGAAGAATCACACCCTCTGCATCGACATCGAGGACTCT ATGAATATGACCCGCATACTGTGGAGCAAGGATTTCAATTGTTCTTTCCCCCGGGCGGAGACTGTTCCTGTCATCGCCGTGTCCAGCTTCATGCTCTTTCTGCCCATCATCTTCTACTTGAGCAGCTTCCTTCACTCGGAACAAAAGAAACGCAAGCTCATACACC CCAAACGAGCCAAGTCCAACCCCAGCTTCATTAACATCCAGGACAAGTTCAGCTGA
- the LOC120019119 gene encoding osteopetrosis-associated transmembrane protein 1-like isoform X3 — MFIVQVGALLIALIYYANAQTSVVAVNTTIPGSELSASGLRQLAAAVVPQSPVFHPSLRSQFSLNLLSAFPEDLEVSDYCVALLAIFGQRYSTYVNCLVSAARPVKVCQNCYGTYGNLMEIYKNISDQMGPGNVSCRDSLLRSDRLMLVFLLYSNMEDIWTASECNRCVSLRDHSLTNDTLYFMETLNQSLSCFEKYQKQGNHSELCTECKATYRGLNELYSRMEKNHTLCIDIEDSMNMTRILWSKDFNCSFPRAETVPVIAVSSFMLFLPIIFYLSSFLHSEQKKRKLIHPKRAKSNPSFINIQDKFS, encoded by the exons ATGTTTATTGTTCAGGTGGGTGCGTTATTGATAGCGTTGATATATTACGCCAATGCTCAAACGTCTGTTGTCGCTGTAAACACCACCATCCCGGGTTCAGAGCTGAGCGCAAGCGGCTTGAGGCAACTCGCCGCGGCAGTGGTGCCTCAGTCGCCCGTGTTTCACCCCAGTCTCCGTTCACAGTTCTCTCTCAACCTGTTGTCGGCGTTTCCAGAAGATCTGGAGGTCAGCGATTACTGCGTCGCGCTGCTGGCTATCTTTGGGCAGCGATATTCAACGTATGTGAATTGTTTGGTGTCCGCCGCGCGCCCTGTCAAAGTGTGCCAAAACTGTTATGGCACCTACGGCAACCTTATGGAAATCTACAAAAACATATCAGACCAG ATGGGCCCGGGGAATGTGAGCTGCAGAGACAGCCTACTGCGTTCTGATAGGCTGATGTTGGTGTTCCTGCTCTACAGTAACATGGAGGACATCTGGACCGCTTCAGAATGTAACC GTTGTGTAAGCCTGAGAGACCACAGCCTGACCAATGACACCCTTTACTTCATGGAAACTCTGAACCAGTCCCTCAGCTGCTTCGAGAAGTACCAGAAG CAGGGTAACCACTCAGAGCTTTGTACGGAATGTAAGGCCACATACAGAGGACTGAATGAGCTGTACAGCCGCATGGAGAAGAATCACACCCTCTGCATCGACATCGAGGACTCT ATGAATATGACCCGCATACTGTGGAGCAAGGATTTCAATTGTTCTTTCCCCCGGGCGGAGACTGTTCCTGTCATCGCCGTGTCCAGCTTCATGCTCTTTCTGCCCATCATCTTCTACTTGAGCAGCTTCCTTCACTCGGAACAAAAGAAACGCAAGCTCATACACC CCAAACGAGCCAAGTCCAACCCCAGCTTCATTAACATCCAGGACAAGTTCAGCTGA
- the LOC120019119 gene encoding osteopetrosis-associated transmembrane protein 1-like isoform X1 — protein MFIVQVGALLIALIYYANAQTSVVAVNTTIPGSELSASGLRQLAAAVVPQSPVFHPSLRSQFSLNLLSAFPEDLEVSDYCVALLAIFGQRYSTYVNCLVSAARPVKVCQNCYGTYGNLMEIYKNISDQMGPGNVSCRDSLLRSDRLMLVFLLYSNMEDIWTASECNRCVSLRDHSLTNDTLYFMETLNQSLSCFEKYQKQGNHSELCTECKATYRGLNELYSRMEKNHTLCIDIEDSDLVLFQMNMTRILWSKDFNCSFPRAETVPVIAVSSFMLFLPIIFYLSSFLHSEQKKRKLIHPKRAKSNPSFINIQDKFS, from the exons ATGTTTATTGTTCAGGTGGGTGCGTTATTGATAGCGTTGATATATTACGCCAATGCTCAAACGTCTGTTGTCGCTGTAAACACCACCATCCCGGGTTCAGAGCTGAGCGCAAGCGGCTTGAGGCAACTCGCCGCGGCAGTGGTGCCTCAGTCGCCCGTGTTTCACCCCAGTCTCCGTTCACAGTTCTCTCTCAACCTGTTGTCGGCGTTTCCAGAAGATCTGGAGGTCAGCGATTACTGCGTCGCGCTGCTGGCTATCTTTGGGCAGCGATATTCAACGTATGTGAATTGTTTGGTGTCCGCCGCGCGCCCTGTCAAAGTGTGCCAAAACTGTTATGGCACCTACGGCAACCTTATGGAAATCTACAAAAACATATCAGACCAG ATGGGCCCGGGGAATGTGAGCTGCAGAGACAGCCTACTGCGTTCTGATAGGCTGATGTTGGTGTTCCTGCTCTACAGTAACATGGAGGACATCTGGACCGCTTCAGAATGTAACC GTTGTGTAAGCCTGAGAGACCACAGCCTGACCAATGACACCCTTTACTTCATGGAAACTCTGAACCAGTCCCTCAGCTGCTTCGAGAAGTACCAGAAG CAGGGTAACCACTCAGAGCTTTGTACGGAATGTAAGGCCACATACAGAGGACTGAATGAGCTGTACAGCCGCATGGAGAAGAATCACACCCTCTGCATCGACATCGAGGACTCT GATCTTGTCTTGTTTCAGATGAATATGACCCGCATACTGTGGAGCAAGGATTTCAATTGTTCTTTCCCCCGGGCGGAGACTGTTCCTGTCATCGCCGTGTCCAGCTTCATGCTCTTTCTGCCCATCATCTTCTACTTGAGCAGCTTCCTTCACTCGGAACAAAAGAAACGCAAGCTCATACACC CCAAACGAGCCAAGTCCAACCCCAGCTTCATTAACATCCAGGACAAGTTCAGCTGA
- the LOC120019119 gene encoding osteopetrosis-associated transmembrane protein 1-like isoform X2: MFIVQVGALLIALIYYANAQTSVVAVNTTIPGSELSASGLRQLAAAVVPQSPVFHPSLRSQFSLNLLSAFPEDLEVSDYCVALLAIFGQRYSTYVNCLVSAARPVKVCQNCYGTYGNLMEIYKNISDQMGPGNVSCRDSLLRSDRLMLVFLLYSNMEDIWTASECNRCVSLRDHSLTNDTLYFMETLNQSLSCFEKYQKGNHSELCTECKATYRGLNELYSRMEKNHTLCIDIEDSDLVLFQMNMTRILWSKDFNCSFPRAETVPVIAVSSFMLFLPIIFYLSSFLHSEQKKRKLIHPKRAKSNPSFINIQDKFS; the protein is encoded by the exons ATGTTTATTGTTCAGGTGGGTGCGTTATTGATAGCGTTGATATATTACGCCAATGCTCAAACGTCTGTTGTCGCTGTAAACACCACCATCCCGGGTTCAGAGCTGAGCGCAAGCGGCTTGAGGCAACTCGCCGCGGCAGTGGTGCCTCAGTCGCCCGTGTTTCACCCCAGTCTCCGTTCACAGTTCTCTCTCAACCTGTTGTCGGCGTTTCCAGAAGATCTGGAGGTCAGCGATTACTGCGTCGCGCTGCTGGCTATCTTTGGGCAGCGATATTCAACGTATGTGAATTGTTTGGTGTCCGCCGCGCGCCCTGTCAAAGTGTGCCAAAACTGTTATGGCACCTACGGCAACCTTATGGAAATCTACAAAAACATATCAGACCAG ATGGGCCCGGGGAATGTGAGCTGCAGAGACAGCCTACTGCGTTCTGATAGGCTGATGTTGGTGTTCCTGCTCTACAGTAACATGGAGGACATCTGGACCGCTTCAGAATGTAACC GTTGTGTAAGCCTGAGAGACCACAGCCTGACCAATGACACCCTTTACTTCATGGAAACTCTGAACCAGTCCCTCAGCTGCTTCGAGAAGTACCAGAAG GGTAACCACTCAGAGCTTTGTACGGAATGTAAGGCCACATACAGAGGACTGAATGAGCTGTACAGCCGCATGGAGAAGAATCACACCCTCTGCATCGACATCGAGGACTCT GATCTTGTCTTGTTTCAGATGAATATGACCCGCATACTGTGGAGCAAGGATTTCAATTGTTCTTTCCCCCGGGCGGAGACTGTTCCTGTCATCGCCGTGTCCAGCTTCATGCTCTTTCTGCCCATCATCTTCTACTTGAGCAGCTTCCTTCACTCGGAACAAAAGAAACGCAAGCTCATACACC CCAAACGAGCCAAGTCCAACCCCAGCTTCATTAACATCCAGGACAAGTTCAGCTGA